A genomic segment from Lutibacter sp. A80 encodes:
- a CDS encoding DUF1015 domain-containing protein, with translation MAIIKPFKGLRPPKEIVEEITCLPYDVMNSEEAAKMANGKVASLLRITHAEIELDKNTDSHSEKVYLHAKSNFETFQNKKYLIQDNEAKFYIYAQTMNGKTQYGIVGAASCQDYIDGVIKKHELTRPDKEEDRKVLSRILEANVEPVFFTYRAVPEIDAIVENIVTNNKPEYDFTAEDGFGHHFWVIKDATINKNIEQLFKDKVPNTYVADGHHRTAAAAGMAEEFRKKNPNYTGNEPYNFFMAVHFPDTQLQIIDYNRVVKDLNGLKTDEFLSKIDKNFTIKQVSEKIVKPERLHEFSMYLDGKWYGLAAKDNTFNDDNPIDSLDVSVLSKYVLDPVLDIKDLRTDTRIDFVGGIRGLSELSKRVDSGEMAVAFALYPVSMNQLMNIADTNNIMPPKVTWFEPKLRSGLVINKINE, from the coding sequence ATGGCAATAATTAAACCTTTCAAAGGATTAAGACCTCCTAAAGAAATTGTAGAAGAAATTACATGCTTACCTTATGATGTAATGAATTCTGAAGAAGCTGCAAAAATGGCTAACGGTAAAGTAGCATCATTATTACGTATTACACACGCAGAAATTGAGCTTGACAAAAACACAGATTCGCATTCAGAAAAAGTATACTTACATGCTAAATCTAATTTTGAAACATTTCAAAATAAAAAATATTTAATTCAAGATAACGAGGCTAAATTTTATATTTACGCTCAAACCATGAATGGCAAAACACAATATGGTATTGTAGGAGCTGCTTCTTGCCAAGATTATATTGATGGAGTAATAAAAAAGCACGAATTAACACGCCCAGATAAAGAGGAAGATAGAAAAGTGCTTTCTCGAATTTTAGAAGCAAATGTAGAACCTGTTTTCTTTACCTATAGAGCTGTTCCTGAAATAGATGCAATTGTAGAAAATATTGTAACTAACAACAAACCAGAATATGATTTTACTGCTGAAGATGGTTTTGGTCATCATTTTTGGGTAATAAAAGATGCTACTATTAATAAAAATATTGAACAACTTTTTAAAGATAAAGTACCAAATACCTATGTAGCTGATGGGCATCATAGAACTGCTGCTGCTGCAGGTATGGCTGAAGAGTTTCGTAAAAAAAATCCTAACTATACTGGAAATGAACCTTACAACTTTTTTATGGCTGTACATTTTCCAGATACACAGTTACAAATAATTGATTACAATCGTGTTGTAAAAGATTTAAACGGATTAAAAACAGATGAATTTTTATCTAAAATTGATAAAAACTTTACAATTAAACAAGTGAGTGAAAAAATTGTAAAACCTGAAAGACTACACGAATTTTCTATGTATTTAGATGGAAAATGGTATGGTTTAGCTGCAAAAGATAACACTTTTAATGATGACAATCCTATTGATAGTTTAGATGTTAGTGTTTTATCAAAATATGTTTTAGATCCTGTTTTAGACATAAAAGACTTAAGAACTGATACTAGAATAGATTTTGTTGGTGGTATTAGAGGTTTATCTGAATTAAGCAAGCGTGTGGATAGTGGTGAAATGGCAGTTGCTTTTGCCCTTTACCCTGTTAGTATGAATCAATTAATGAATATTGCAGATACCAATAATATTATGCCTCCAAAAGTAACTTGGTTTGAACCAAAATTAAGATCTGGGTTAGTAATAAATAAAATTAATGAATAA
- a CDS encoding D-2-hydroxyacid dehydrogenase has product MKVLANDGLASSGINALEEAGFEVDLTTVAQEQLVDYINTNEIVVLLVRSATKVRKDIIDNCPSLKIIGRGGVGMDNIDVEYAREKGLHVINTPAASSHSVGELVFAHLFGMARFLHDSNRSMPLEGDSKFKGLKKAYAKGVELRGKTLGIIGFGRIGQATAKIGLGLGMNIVAFDPFMDNVNLEVEFFDGQSVFFEINTITKEEVLQQADFVTLHVPAQKEYVISTKEFELMKDEAFLVNAARGGVVDEVALVKALEAGKIASAALDVFENEPTPEIQLLMNHNLSLTPHIGAATGEAQDRIGTELASQIIEILK; this is encoded by the coding sequence ATGAAAGTATTAGCTAATGATGGATTAGCTTCAAGCGGAATAAATGCACTTGAAGAAGCTGGTTTCGAAGTAGATTTAACAACTGTAGCTCAAGAGCAACTTGTTGATTATATAAATACAAATGAAATAGTAGTACTACTTGTTAGAAGTGCAACAAAAGTTAGAAAAGATATTATAGACAACTGCCCTTCTTTAAAAATTATTGGTCGTGGTGGTGTTGGTATGGATAATATTGACGTAGAATATGCACGTGAAAAAGGATTACACGTAATAAATACACCTGCTGCTTCTTCTCATTCAGTTGGAGAACTAGTATTTGCACACCTATTTGGAATGGCTCGTTTTTTACACGATTCTAATAGAAGTATGCCTTTAGAAGGAGATTCTAAATTTAAAGGATTAAAGAAAGCTTACGCAAAAGGTGTTGAATTAAGAGGTAAAACTCTTGGTATAATTGGTTTTGGACGTATTGGACAAGCTACTGCTAAAATTGGTTTAGGACTTGGAATGAATATAGTTGCTTTTGACCCATTTATGGACAATGTTAATTTAGAAGTAGAATTTTTTGATGGACAATCAGTATTTTTTGAAATAAATACAATTACCAAAGAAGAAGTTTTACAACAAGCAGATTTTGTTACCTTACATGTTCCAGCACAAAAAGAATATGTTATTTCAACAAAAGAGTTTGAACTAATGAAAGATGAAGCATTTTTAGTAAATGCAGCTCGTGGTGGTGTTGTTGATGAAGTTGCCTTAGTTAAAGCTTTAGAGGCTGGAAAAATAGCTAGCGCTGCCTTAGATGTTTTTGAAAATGAACCTACTCCTGAAATTCAATTGTTAATGAATCATAACCTGTCTCTTACACCACATATTGGTGCTGCAACAGGTGAAGCACAAGATAGAATTGGAACCGAATTGGCATCACAAATTATTGAAATATTAAAATAA